One segment of Pseudomonas pohangensis DNA contains the following:
- a CDS encoding phytoene desaturase family protein, whose product MKRTGTRFRPRLAQANYDAIIIGSGIGGLTAAALLARLGKRVCVLEQHYTAGGYTHAYENQGYEWDVGVHYIGEVHKPWSVLRRVFDVISDNQLQWEPMDDHFDRIILGDLTFDYVAGREQLAAALKQQFPAEATAIDSYIQLLADVSAKVPKFFAAQAMPRRLGMLYSKLRRRLLPDYFFKTTREVLEGLTGNQQLIGVLTGQWGDYGLPPAQSAFVMHAMVAKHYLAGGSYPVGGAAQMAATIIPVIEAAGGNVFTYAGVREILIENGRAVGVRLHKDDVELRAPQIVSSAGLIPTYTRLIPRQIAEARGLLAPLQKVELSAASLCLYAGFKGTAAELGLPKTNYWVYPGADHDSNNIRFQTGATEQMPMIYISFPSAKDPSWDSRYPGKATVEIVAPTLPSLFAQWKGSTWGKRGAEYDALKAKLTAELLETLYRFHPQLRDALDFCELGTPLSTEWFQWNEQGEIYGIDHTVERFDQHWIHSQTPIKGLYLTGADTLTAGVGGALMGGVMTATCMLGWQGYKVGKLLKNWNPQSAGNPAGNSATA is encoded by the coding sequence ATGAAACGCACAGGTACCCGCTTTCGTCCGCGTCTGGCACAGGCCAACTACGACGCCATCATCATCGGCTCCGGCATCGGCGGCCTGACCGCCGCCGCCCTGCTGGCCCGGCTGGGCAAGCGCGTCTGCGTGCTGGAGCAGCACTACACCGCCGGCGGCTACACCCATGCCTACGAGAATCAGGGCTACGAGTGGGATGTCGGCGTGCATTACATCGGCGAGGTGCACAAGCCGTGGAGCGTGCTGCGCCGGGTGTTCGACGTGATATCCGACAACCAGCTGCAGTGGGAGCCGATGGACGATCACTTCGACCGCATCATTCTCGGCGACCTGACTTTCGATTACGTGGCCGGCCGCGAACAGCTGGCGGCGGCGCTGAAGCAGCAGTTCCCCGCCGAAGCCACAGCCATCGACAGCTATATCCAGCTGCTCGCCGATGTCAGCGCCAAAGTACCGAAGTTCTTCGCCGCCCAGGCCATGCCGCGCCGCCTCGGCATGCTCTACAGCAAGCTGCGCCGCCGGCTGCTGCCGGACTACTTCTTCAAGACCACCCGTGAAGTACTCGAAGGCCTGACCGGCAACCAGCAGCTGATCGGCGTACTCACCGGCCAGTGGGGCGACTACGGTCTGCCGCCGGCCCAGTCGGCGTTTGTCATGCATGCGATGGTGGCCAAGCATTATCTGGCCGGCGGCAGTTACCCGGTGGGTGGCGCCGCGCAAATGGCCGCAACCATCATTCCGGTGATCGAGGCCGCCGGTGGCAACGTGTTCACCTATGCCGGGGTGCGCGAAATCCTCATCGAGAACGGCCGCGCCGTGGGTGTGCGTCTGCACAAGGATGATGTCGAGTTGCGCGCGCCGCAGATTGTCAGCAGCGCCGGCCTGATCCCCACCTACACCCGTCTGATTCCACGCCAGATTGCCGAGGCCAGGGGCCTGCTGGCACCGCTGCAGAAGGTCGAACTGTCGGCCGCCAGCCTGTGCCTGTATGCCGGCTTCAAGGGCACGGCGGCCGAACTGGGTTTGCCCAAGACCAACTACTGGGTGTATCCGGGCGCCGACCACGACAGCAACAACATCCGCTTCCAGACCGGCGCTACCGAACAGATGCCGATGATCTACATCTCCTTCCCGTCGGCCAAGGACCCGTCCTGGGACAGCCGCTACCCGGGCAAGGCCACCGTGGAAATCGTCGCGCCGACCCTGCCGAGCCTGTTCGCCCAATGGAAAGGCAGCACCTGGGGCAAGCGCGGTGCCGAGTACGATGCACTCAAGGCCAAGCTCACCGCAGAACTGCTGGAAACCCTCTATCGCTTCCATCCGCAACTGCGCGATGCGCTGGATTTCTGTGAACTGGGCACACCGCTGTCGACCGAATGGTTCCAGTGGAACGAACAGGGCGAGATCTATGGCATCGACCACACGGTCGAGCGTTTCGACCAGCACTGGATTCACAGCCAGACGCCGATCAAGGGCCTGTATCTGACCGGCGCCGACACCCTCACCGCCGGTGTCGGCGGCGCGCTGATGGGCGGCGTGATGACCGCCACCTGCATGCTCGGCTGGCAGGGTTACAAGGTTGGCAAGCTGCTGAAAAACTGGAACCCGCAAAGCGCCGGCAACCCTGCGGGCAACAGCGCGACGGCCTGA
- a CDS encoding serine hydrolase domain-containing protein, with product MAVAKNTLISLVLVAGGLIWLKVAPPELLRVGANYSAKMVCSNVFLAGRDADQVMRDDVQAPGNPLMRLMWVTVDREQNSVRGGLFGFIGNGLALHRPGTGCATVPDGDLARAARVVSQRPLPAEPPADQPWPAGSAAQTLPALQALVESAQLAGPGMRAIAVIHNGKLVAQSYGPGFSQSTPLLGWSMTKSVTAALVGLQIADGTLRMSQAGFWPKDSGGREAIKLGNLMAMDDGLEFNEGYGDVSDVTRMLYLEPDMAAYMQARPLAHQPGTFWNYSSGTTVMLSHLWQQAAGKQSLELPYSRLFVPLGMRSAIIEADARGTLVGSSYMYATAQDWARYGQFLLQDGVWNGQRLLPEGFVQNISSPSVASRGEYARGQFWRWGPQGATPEGENPDTAFDIPADTFWMRGHDGQTVAIVPSQQLVVVRLGLTPQSLLYQSQGLLAAVLKALH from the coding sequence ATGGCCGTAGCAAAAAACACCCTCATCAGCCTGGTGCTGGTTGCCGGCGGTCTGATCTGGCTGAAAGTCGCGCCGCCGGAATTGCTGCGCGTGGGCGCCAATTACTCGGCAAAGATGGTCTGCTCGAACGTGTTTCTGGCCGGCCGCGATGCCGATCAGGTCATGCGTGATGATGTGCAGGCGCCGGGCAATCCGTTGATGCGGCTGATGTGGGTCACGGTGGACCGCGAACAGAACAGCGTACGCGGTGGGCTGTTCGGCTTTATCGGCAATGGTCTGGCGCTGCATCGTCCCGGCACCGGCTGCGCCACGGTGCCCGATGGTGATCTGGCCCGCGCCGCCCGCGTGGTCAGCCAGCGCCCGCTGCCGGCCGAGCCGCCCGCCGATCAGCCATGGCCCGCCGGCAGTGCGGCACAAACCCTGCCGGCGCTGCAGGCACTGGTCGAAAGTGCGCAGCTGGCCGGCCCCGGCATGCGCGCGATTGCGGTGATCCACAACGGCAAGCTGGTGGCGCAAAGCTATGGCCCGGGCTTTTCCCAAAGCACACCACTGCTCGGCTGGTCGATGACCAAATCGGTAACCGCCGCACTGGTCGGCCTGCAAATTGCCGATGGCACACTGCGCATGAGCCAAGCCGGTTTCTGGCCAAAGGATTCCGGCGGCCGCGAGGCGATCAAGCTGGGCAACCTGATGGCGATGGACGATGGCCTGGAGTTCAACGAAGGCTACGGTGATGTTTCCGATGTCACCCGTATGCTCTATCTCGAGCCGGACATGGCCGCCTACATGCAGGCGCGGCCGCTGGCGCACCAGCCCGGGACTTTCTGGAACTACTCCAGCGGTACCACGGTGATGCTCTCCCATCTGTGGCAGCAGGCCGCCGGCAAGCAGTCCCTCGAGCTGCCCTACAGCCGTCTGTTCGTGCCGCTGGGCATGCGCAGCGCGATCATCGAAGCCGATGCCCGCGGCACCCTGGTCGGCTCCAGCTACATGTACGCCACCGCCCAGGACTGGGCGCGCTACGGCCAGTTCCTGCTGCAGGATGGCGTATGGAACGGCCAGCGCCTGCTGCCCGAAGGTTTCGTGCAGAACATCAGCAGCCCGTCGGTGGCTTCGCGCGGCGAATATGCCAGGGGCCAGTTTTGGCGCTGGGGCCCGCAGGGGGCAACCCCTGAGGGAGAAAATCCGGACACCGCCTTCGACATTCCGGCCGATACCTTCTGGATGCGCGGGCATGACGGCCAGACAGTCGCCATAGTGCCGTCGCAGCAACTGGTGGTGGTCCGTCTGGGGCTGACCCCGCAAAGCCTGCTCTACCAGTCCCAGGGCCTGCTCGCCGCGGTGCTCAAGGCGCTGCACTGA
- a CDS encoding HD domain-containing phosphohydrolase, with the protein MPSRRIPFSVHISYLFIGLLAVFAIILNAFQFSETSRLITTEVGHRFELIGERATEDIQHTFSGAALSSALLAKQRLMRATSLAQRLESLPWLATALQAQANANSMYMGYETGDFFLLRPWHDDPQLQALFNAPPGTGWMVQSIQVVDGQALGEHLFFTTDLQLIERRVKPDYHYDPRTRDWYTQALATDGLYVQPPYVFSSTGEVGSTFATETDNGLAVAGVDITLRSVNHILRKNVVTPSTRLVLLNDKGEVLSSERGPVEMVPVENARGRLPTLNDLDLPILRKLVSDTPPGTTAIMHIEDVEGDNWEGGAFPLKMADSTLTLWIAAPHAELLASAYASLKQSLYIVIALFLLGILAALALSRLASRPLAALTHEAGKIERFDFEEPLDVESQIAEVVDLAHAMGNMKSTIKRFLQLSTALASESNFNSLLARLLSEMQSVTNADASLIYLADGDARHLDLARVRQGNNLLDGHGQQLLDTRADSTHPLIQALDEGVPPRELTTHELQSYFPALTEVAHSLSLWVLPLHNRAGELLGVLALLVDQSRNPLSTELMAFVRTLSTTAAVALNTQRLIEEQKILLESFIQLIAGAIDAKSPYTGGHCQRVPELTKMLARAACAEQQGPFASFSLDDNQWEELHIAAWLHDCGKVTTPEYVVDKATKLETLYDRIHEVRMRFEVLKRDAEIACLKAIAAGGDADALHNALRQQLHQLDDDFAFVARCNEGGEFMATEHVERMRGIASLSWQRTLSDRLGISYEERQRKERNPEAALPVSEALLADKPEHLFLRGPRDQLAENNPWGFKVRVPEYLYNRGELYNLCVARGTLSEEERYKINEHIIQTIIMLEKLPFPRHLRRVPEIAGGHHEKMDGNGYPRRLTGEQMSLPARMMAIADIFEALTAVDRPYKKGKTLSDAIRIMGLMQQEQHIDGELFALFLRSGVYLEYAARYMPAALIDEVDIRPYLA; encoded by the coding sequence GTGCCATCGCGCCGCATTCCCTTTTCCGTGCACATCTCCTACCTGTTCATCGGCCTGCTGGCGGTGTTCGCGATCATCCTCAACGCCTTCCAGTTCAGCGAAACCAGCCGATTGATCACCACCGAGGTCGGTCATCGCTTCGAGCTGATCGGCGAACGGGCCACCGAGGATATCCAGCACACCTTCAGCGGCGCCGCGCTGAGCTCGGCCCTGCTGGCCAAGCAGCGCCTAATGCGCGCCACCTCGCTGGCACAACGCCTGGAAAGCCTGCCCTGGCTGGCCACGGCGCTGCAGGCACAAGCCAATGCCAACTCCATGTACATGGGCTACGAAACCGGCGACTTCTTCCTGCTGCGGCCCTGGCATGACGACCCGCAGTTGCAGGCGCTGTTCAATGCGCCACCCGGCACCGGCTGGATGGTGCAGAGCATTCAGGTGGTGGATGGCCAGGCACTGGGCGAGCACCTGTTCTTCACCACCGACCTGCAGCTGATCGAGCGCCGCGTCAAACCCGACTATCACTATGACCCGCGCACCCGTGACTGGTATACGCAAGCGCTGGCCACCGATGGCTTGTACGTGCAGCCTCCCTACGTGTTTTCCAGTACCGGCGAGGTCGGCAGTACCTTCGCTACCGAAACCGACAATGGCCTGGCCGTGGCCGGCGTCGACATCACCCTGCGCTCGGTCAACCACATACTGCGCAAGAATGTGGTGACGCCGAGTACCCGGCTGGTGCTGCTCAATGACAAAGGCGAAGTGCTCAGCTCCGAACGTGGTCCGGTCGAGATGGTGCCGGTCGAAAATGCCCGGGGCCGGCTACCGACACTCAACGACCTCGACCTGCCCATACTGAGAAAGCTGGTCAGCGATACGCCGCCGGGCACCACCGCGATCATGCACATAGAGGATGTTGAGGGCGATAACTGGGAAGGCGGTGCCTTTCCCCTGAAGATGGCCGACAGCACCCTGACCCTGTGGATCGCGGCACCCCATGCCGAGTTGCTGGCCAGTGCCTACGCCAGTCTGAAACAGAGCCTCTACATCGTCATCGCGCTGTTTCTGCTCGGTATTCTCGCCGCCCTTGCCCTCTCGCGGCTGGCCTCCAGGCCATTGGCCGCGCTGACCCACGAGGCCGGCAAGATCGAGCGCTTCGACTTCGAGGAGCCGCTCGATGTCGAGTCACAGATCGCCGAGGTGGTCGATCTGGCGCACGCCATGGGCAACATGAAGAGCACCATCAAGCGCTTCCTGCAGCTGTCCACCGCACTGGCCAGTGAAAGCAACTTCAACAGTCTGCTGGCCCGCCTGCTCAGTGAAATGCAGTCGGTCACCAATGCCGATGCCAGCCTGATCTATCTGGCCGATGGCGATGCCCGTCATCTGGATCTGGCGCGGGTGCGGCAGGGCAACAATCTGCTCGATGGCCATGGCCAGCAGCTGCTGGACACCCGTGCCGATAGCACGCATCCACTGATACAGGCACTGGACGAAGGAGTGCCGCCGCGCGAGTTGACGACCCACGAGTTGCAGAGCTACTTCCCGGCGCTGACCGAGGTGGCCCACAGCCTGAGCCTCTGGGTGCTGCCCCTGCACAACCGCGCCGGTGAACTGCTCGGCGTTCTGGCGCTGCTGGTCGACCAGAGCCGCAATCCGCTGAGCACGGAGCTGATGGCCTTTGTCAGGACACTCTCGACCACTGCCGCCGTGGCGCTGAATACCCAGCGCCTGATCGAGGAACAGAAGATCCTGCTGGAGTCCTTCATCCAGCTGATTGCCGGCGCCATCGATGCCAAGAGCCCCTATACCGGCGGCCATTGCCAGCGGGTGCCGGAGCTGACCAAGATGCTTGCCCGCGCCGCCTGCGCCGAACAACAGGGGCCGTTCGCCAGCTTCAGCCTCGACGACAACCAGTGGGAAGAGCTGCATATTGCCGCCTGGCTGCACGATTGCGGCAAAGTCACCACCCCCGAATACGTGGTCGACAAGGCGACCAAACTGGAAACCCTCTACGACCGCATCCACGAAGTGCGCATGCGCTTTGAAGTGCTCAAGCGCGATGCCGAAATCGCCTGCCTGAAGGCCATCGCCGCCGGAGGCGATGCCGATGCCCTGCACAACGCGCTGCGCCAGCAACTGCACCAGCTGGATGACGATTTCGCCTTTGTCGCCCGCTGCAACGAGGGCGGCGAGTTCATGGCGACGGAACATGTCGAACGCATGCGTGGCATCGCCAGCCTGAGCTGGCAACGCACCCTCTCCGACCGTCTGGGGATTTCCTACGAGGAGCGCCAGCGCAAGGAACGCAACCCGGAAGCCGCACTACCGGTTAGCGAAGCATTGCTGGCCGACAAGCCCGAACACCTGTTCCTGCGCGGCCCGCGTGACCAGCTGGCGGAGAACAATCCGTGGGGCTTCAAGGTGCGCGTGCCGGAGTATCTGTACAACCGTGGCGAACTCTACAACCTCTGTGTGGCGCGCGGCACGCTGTCCGAGGAGGAACGCTACAAGATCAACGAGCACATCATCCAGACCATCATCATGCTGGAGAAACTGCCGTTCCCGCGGCACCTGCGCAGGGTGCCGGAAATCGCCGGCGGCCACCACGAGAAGATGGATGGCAACGGTTACCCCAGACGCCTGACCGGTGAACAGATGAGCCTGCCGGCGCGGATGATGGCCATCGCCGACATTTTCGAGGCGCTGACTGCCGTCGATCGCCCGTACAAGAAAGGCAAGACCCTTTCCGATGCGATCAGGATCATGGGCCTGATGCAGCAGGAGCAACACATTGACGGCGAACTGTTTGCCCTGTTCCTGCGCTCGGGGGTGTATCTGGAGTACGCAGCGCGCTACATGCCTGCGGCGCTGATCGACGAGGTGGATATCCGTCCGTATCTGGCCTGA
- a CDS encoding DUF1329 domain-containing protein, protein MLAAAVMLLASGFAQAAVTPEQAAQLGTTLTPIGAEMAGNAAGTIPPYTGGLPQDLTPPGYTPGDSMLPDPFAGEKPLLVITGQNRDQYKDQLTAVTYELLRRYPSYRVDVYPTHRSVPLAEHQIKNARINATNARTGEGGLALENAVPGVAFPIPQTGYEAMWNHLFGVPGLLDHEFNTRYESWNMASDGTPILATSGEVWGGSPLATTENINKVVGPSDVYGRIKVKYNEPARRAGEAIMGQDAVNPLVQPRRAWQYLPGQRRVKLAPDIAYDTPNPGTAGSSTYDDVGIFNGAMDRFDFKLIGKKEMIIPYNNYKLNYEKEPAKYVTANHLNPDFLRWELHRVWVVEATLKPGKRHIYKTRTFYLDEDSWRAVASDEYDGNDELYRGGFAHGSVDWYNRTGAANSVIYDLIAGRYNVSGIFGPFGGIKLIKPLSKAQWSPQSLAGAGIR, encoded by the coding sequence ATGCTGGCCGCTGCCGTCATGCTGCTCGCCAGTGGTTTTGCCCAGGCAGCAGTCACTCCGGAACAGGCGGCCCAGCTCGGCACCACGCTGACGCCGATCGGTGCAGAGATGGCCGGGAATGCTGCGGGTACGATACCGCCCTATACCGGCGGCCTGCCCCAGGATCTGACGCCACCCGGCTACACCCCCGGCGATAGCATGCTGCCGGACCCGTTTGCCGGAGAAAAACCGCTGCTGGTGATTACCGGGCAGAACCGCGACCAGTACAAGGACCAGCTGACCGCAGTGACCTACGAACTGCTGCGGCGCTATCCGAGCTACCGGGTCGATGTTTACCCGACTCACCGCAGCGTGCCACTGGCCGAGCACCAGATAAAGAACGCCAGGATCAACGCGACCAACGCCCGCACCGGTGAGGGCGGCCTGGCGCTGGAAAATGCCGTGCCCGGCGTTGCCTTCCCGATTCCGCAAACCGGTTATGAGGCCATGTGGAACCACCTGTTCGGTGTGCCCGGTCTGCTCGATCACGAGTTCAATACCCGTTATGAGTCGTGGAACATGGCCTCCGACGGCACACCGATCCTGGCCACCAGTGGCGAGGTATGGGGCGGCTCGCCGCTGGCCACTACGGAAAATATCAACAAGGTGGTCGGGCCTTCGGATGTCTACGGGCGGATCAAGGTCAAGTACAACGAGCCGGCACGCCGTGCCGGTGAAGCAATCATGGGCCAGGATGCGGTCAATCCGCTGGTGCAGCCGCGCCGCGCCTGGCAGTACCTGCCGGGTCAGCGGCGGGTCAAGCTGGCGCCGGATATCGCCTACGACACGCCCAACCCGGGAACGGCGGGCAGCAGCACCTATGACGATGTCGGCATCTTCAACGGCGCCATGGATCGCTTCGACTTCAAGCTGATCGGCAAGAAGGAAATGATCATTCCCTACAACAACTACAAGCTGAACTACGAAAAGGAGCCGGCCAAGTACGTTACCGCCAATCACCTGAATCCGGATTTCCTGCGCTGGGAACTGCACCGCGTCTGGGTAGTGGAAGCGACGCTGAAACCGGGCAAGCGGCACATCTACAAAACGCGCACCTTCTATCTCGACGAGGATAGCTGGCGTGCCGTGGCATCCGACGAGTATGACGGCAACGACGAGCTCTACCGTGGCGGTTTCGCCCATGGCAGCGTGGACTGGTATAACCGCACCGGCGCCGCCAACAGCGTGATCTACGACCTGATTGCCGGGCGTTACAACGTCTCGGGTATCTTCGGCCCGTTCGGTGGCATCAAGCTGATCAAGCCGCTGTCCAAGGCGCAGTGGTCACCGCAATCGCTGGCAGGCGCCGGGATTCGCTAA
- a CDS encoding MFS transporter, with the protein MRSSNPAQAAAPGRATLLLLASLYCAQGLPAGLMAHALPVLLRQHGVDLALIGLLKLLALPWLLKVLWAPWIDRLASRRLGHHRGWILPLQAGITLVIGALALLSPEDLFSRQLWLLLGLLLLVNLAAATQDIATDGLTVRLLPERWRGLGNSLQVGGYKIGMLVSGSGLLLAIDALGWNLSLGIVAMLLLLLTLPVWRFRENRLLPRHDELAERSGGPGLLLRHYRGLLALPGMATWLAVVLTFKLGDALGSPMIKPLLVDQGWSNAALGQLTLITSLAGIGGALLGGLLYAHLGARRSLLGFGALQAVGIAGMAALVGAGADVPLVYAISLFEQVADGMSTVALFAVMMSHCRAEHEGADFTLQASVQLLLAGLVGASSGWLAQTLGYPALFVLAGLLGLAMLLVVERYFRHRSVTIATV; encoded by the coding sequence ATGCGCAGCAGTAACCCCGCCCAGGCGGCCGCGCCAGGCCGCGCCACCCTGCTTTTGCTGGCCTCGCTGTATTGTGCGCAGGGGCTGCCGGCCGGGCTGATGGCCCATGCGCTGCCGGTGCTGTTACGCCAGCACGGCGTCGATCTGGCGCTGATCGGCCTGCTCAAATTGCTGGCGCTGCCGTGGCTGCTCAAGGTGTTGTGGGCGCCGTGGATCGACCGTCTGGCCTCGCGCCGCCTGGGCCATCACCGTGGCTGGATTCTGCCGCTGCAGGCCGGTATTACTCTGGTTATCGGTGCGCTGGCGTTGCTCTCTCCGGAAGACCTGTTCAGCCGTCAATTGTGGCTGCTGCTCGGTCTGTTGCTGCTGGTCAATCTGGCCGCAGCGACCCAGGACATCGCCACCGATGGCCTCACCGTGCGCCTGCTGCCGGAGCGCTGGCGCGGGCTGGGCAACAGCCTGCAGGTGGGCGGTTACAAGATCGGCATGCTCGTCAGCGGCAGCGGCCTGTTGCTGGCCATCGATGCGCTGGGCTGGAATCTCAGCCTGGGAATCGTCGCCATGCTGTTGTTGCTGCTGACCCTGCCGGTCTGGCGCTTTCGGGAAAACCGCCTGTTGCCGCGGCACGACGAACTGGCCGAACGTAGCGGGGGCCCGGGGTTGTTGCTGAGGCACTATCGCGGCCTGCTGGCGCTGCCCGGCATGGCGACCTGGCTCGCCGTGGTGCTGACCTTCAAGCTCGGCGATGCGCTGGGTTCGCCGATGATCAAGCCGCTGCTGGTCGATCAGGGCTGGAGCAATGCGGCACTCGGTCAGCTGACCCTGATCACCAGTCTCGCCGGCATCGGCGGTGCCCTGCTTGGCGGCCTGCTGTATGCGCATCTGGGTGCGCGACGCTCGTTGCTGGGCTTCGGCGCACTGCAGGCGGTCGGCATTGCCGGTATGGCGGCGCTGGTCGGGGCGGGCGCGGATGTTCCGCTGGTCTATGCCATCAGCCTGTTCGAACAGGTGGCCGATGGCATGTCCACGGTGGCGCTGTTTGCCGTGATGATGAGCCATTGCCGGGCCGAGCACGAAGGCGCGGATTTCACCCTGCAGGCCAGCGTACAACTGCTGCTCGCCGGGCTGGTCGGTGCCAGTAGCGGCTGGCTGGCACAGACCCTGGGTTATCCGGCATTGTTCGTGCTGGCCGGTCTGCTCGGTCTGGCCATGCTGCTGGTGGTCGAGCGCTATTTCCGGCACCGGTCAGTTACCATCGCGACGGTGTAA
- a CDS encoding alpha/beta fold hydrolase produces the protein MAKVKSNGIEIEYEEFGAPDAPVLLLVMGLGMQLLAWPKPFCALLVAAGFRVIRFDNRDVGLSSKIEGRKTPGMLRMILSLLFGWKLKRPPYTLDDMTADSVGLLDALGIQQAHIVGASMGGMIVQTLAARYPQRVLSLTSIMSTSGDRKSSAMEFRDLRKIFLRPQPPANATRDQVVEHMATTAEYVGSAEHLREVSHLRAMLSESFDRGYYPDGFLRQTCAIVAHGSRRDLLRQIKAPTLVIHGKRDILVPPSGGLDTAVHIHGARLKLIDDMGHDLPPALWPAISGLIIRHCQQAPQPASAANASAA, from the coding sequence GTGGCCAAAGTCAAAAGCAACGGAATCGAGATCGAATACGAAGAATTTGGTGCGCCGGACGCACCGGTATTGCTGCTGGTGATGGGGCTGGGCATGCAGCTGCTGGCCTGGCCCAAACCGTTCTGCGCGCTGCTGGTGGCGGCGGGTTTCCGGGTGATCCGTTTCGACAACCGGGATGTCGGCCTGTCGAGCAAGATCGAGGGGCGCAAGACGCCGGGCATGTTGCGCATGATCCTCAGCCTGCTGTTTGGCTGGAAGCTCAAGCGCCCGCCCTACACCCTGGATGACATGACCGCCGATAGCGTCGGCCTGCTCGATGCATTGGGTATCCAGCAGGCGCATATCGTCGGCGCCTCGATGGGCGGCATGATCGTGCAGACCCTGGCCGCGCGCTACCCGCAGCGGGTGCTCAGTCTGACCTCGATCATGTCCACCAGCGGTGACCGCAAGTCCTCGGCCATGGAGTTCCGCGACCTGCGCAAGATCTTCCTGCGCCCGCAACCACCGGCCAATGCCACCCGTGACCAGGTGGTCGAACACATGGCGACCACCGCGGAATACGTGGGCAGTGCCGAACACCTGCGCGAGGTCAGCCACCTGCGTGCCATGCTCAGCGAGAGTTTCGACCGCGGCTATTACCCGGACGGCTTCCTGCGTCAGACCTGCGCCATCGTCGCCCATGGTTCGCGCCGCGATCTGTTGCGGCAGATCAAGGCACCGACGCTGGTGATTCACGGCAAACGCGACATCCTGGTGCCACCGAGCGGCGGGCTGGACACCGCTGTGCATATCCACGGCGCCCGCCTGAAGCTGATCGACGACATGGGCCATGACCTGCCGCCGGCGTTGTGGCCGGCTATCAGCGGCCTGATCATCCGGCATTGCCAGCAGGCACCACAGCCGGCCAGCGCAGCTAACGCGTCCGCTGCCTGA
- a CDS encoding phage integrase N-terminal SAM-like domain-containing protein, whose translation MDDKPKLLDQVREQFRLRHYSIHTETVYIEWVKRFIRFHKYRQPLEMGAAEGEAFLSDLAVRRDVSASTQNQALSAILFLYKKVLLIELPWLDGVSRARRPQRLPVVLKQDEVGQVLAQLDGTLWLVASLLYGSGMRLMEVLRLRVKDVEFAWFEILIRDGNGQKDRITMLPKKLVSPLQ comes from the coding sequence ATGGACGACAAGCCCAAGCTGCTCGATCAGGTGCGCGAGCAGTTCCGTTTGCGACACTATTCGATTCATACCGAAACTGTCTATATCGAGTGGGTAAAGCGCTTTATTCGCTTCCATAAGTATCGCCAGCCACTGGAGATGGGCGCTGCAGAGGGCGAGGCATTTTTGAGTGATCTGGCGGTGCGGCGTGATGTGTCGGCCTCCACGCAAAATCAGGCGCTCTCGGCCATTTTGTTTCTGTACAAGAAGGTCTTGTTAATTGAGTTGCCGTGGCTGGATGGGGTTAGCCGCGCGCGGCGACCGCAACGTTTACCGGTGGTATTGAAGCAGGACGAGGTGGGCCAGGTGCTGGCACAACTTGATGGCACCTTGTGGCTGGTGGCGAGCCTGCTGTATGGCTCGGGTATGCGTTTGATGGAAGTGTTGCGCTTACGGGTCAAGGATGTCGAGTTTGCCTGGTTCGAGATTTTGATTCGCGATGGCAATGGGCAAAAAGACCGCATAACCATGCTGCCAAAAAAGCTGGTGTCTCCATTGCAGTAG
- a CDS encoding CopG family ribbon-helix-helix protein, which produces MSVTTVRLQPVLEENLGAMAEKLHRSKSWIINQALREFFERQTLEQSRWQETLQAMESVAQGKVVSGEAVNTWLQSWGSSNELPPPKAGQ; this is translated from the coding sequence ATGAGCGTCACAACCGTCCGGCTACAACCTGTACTCGAAGAAAATCTTGGAGCCATGGCCGAAAAGCTTCATCGGAGTAAAAGCTGGATTATTAATCAAGCACTTAGAGAATTTTTCGAGCGCCAGACATTAGAGCAAAGCCGTTGGCAGGAAACGCTGCAAGCAATGGAGTCCGTAGCACAAGGCAAGGTTGTGTCCGGTGAAGCAGTGAACACCTGGCTCCAAAGCTGGGGCAGCTCCAATGAACTGCCACCACCGAAGGCGGGCCAATGA
- a CDS encoding type II toxin-antitoxin system RelE/ParE family toxin: MKLVYSEESVADLVRLRAFIAEKDPLAAARVAAELIARIENLRLFPTMGRAVELAPDPKAIRDAIFGKYVIRYATHTETIVILRIWHHYEDRTQNT, translated from the coding sequence ATGAAACTGGTCTATTCAGAAGAGTCCGTGGCAGATTTGGTTCGTCTTCGGGCATTCATTGCTGAAAAAGATCCCCTTGCCGCAGCACGCGTAGCAGCAGAGCTTATTGCACGCATCGAAAATCTTCGCCTATTCCCAACAATGGGCCGTGCAGTCGAATTAGCTCCAGACCCAAAAGCAATTCGTGACGCAATATTCGGGAAATACGTAATTCGGTATGCAACTCATACCGAAACTATCGTGATTCTGCGTATATGGCACCACTATGAAGACCGCACGCAAAACACCTAA